A genomic stretch from Hoplias malabaricus isolate fHopMal1 chromosome 4, fHopMal1.hap1, whole genome shotgun sequence includes:
- the atxn7l1 gene encoding ataxin-7-like protein 1, with protein MHSKNQRRHSSPSGSRVPLVSMKGKMPQSQSEVEFRVPRDYPHSRFSKAPLAVYPPKGGRNKTCVSLPVVTLEKMPCFSKSEGAPVKVNSTLSIPPSSSSSSSLSPSLKSTLPSPASHKAQEKEKILNGRGPPPPRSTTPPLHLSSPIRSPLDKRPTPSPSSQDRRHTPSPSSLDRRPGVPNSPSDRKHPNMAKGSKQRRVSGRVFDPNKHCGVVDPESKRPCTRSLTCKTHSLTHRRAVPGRKKDFNVLLAEHKGRAKEKEKEKDVGQKKETASSQSAPSAQSLDTSSSSSPSSCHNGKTTHALKLRLAGTHSHRSSEGGGAVVLSSTPVPMPAPDPVLPSWHKCGGDACLSSDEGESELPEEMEKTLCHFSLYHPRPLSWCAFSGRLMGQGCFVFDRRWDRMRLALQCMVERHLNAQMWRKLPLVADSVVSLSLSPSVASPLSSAPLSSSTPALPDGVSMVSYSNPFSHNGAGVFCLRDPDPSPRLQQTKAARTARASGDGAPVRKRKPPAVSEAAACRRNGNGYHPPPGPAHISNGTAALSVRAKPRTGGQGPRDSDRYPSVELSLPQALTGDHGGVTSQSPLPCSSAEARKRKNTSSSDRPGKVTKTTALDGIFRKNSGGLLSSASETSHSAPSRLPRVHH; from the exons ATGCACAGCAAGAACC agcgGAGACACAGTTCTCCCAGTGGCTCGCGAGTCCCTCTGGTTTCTATGAAGGGGAAGATGCCTCAGAGTCAGAGTGAGGTGGAGTTCAGAGTTCCTCGGGATTATCCACACTCCCGATTCAGCAAAGCCCCGCTGGCCGTTTACCCTCCTAAAGGTGGACGCAACAAAACCTG tgtgTCCTTACCTGTGGTGACTCTGGAAAAAATGCCATGTTTCAGCAAATCCGAGGGAGCTCCTGTTAAAGTGAACTCCACCCTCTCCATtcctccttcctcctcctcctcctcttctttgtCCCCGTCTCTGAAGTCCACCCTGCCATCGCCGGCATCACACAAGGctcaggagaaggagaagatcCTGAACGGACGAGGGCCGCCCCCTCCACGCTCCACCACTCCCCCGCTCCACCTCTCCAGCCCCATCCGCTCTCCGCTGGACAAAcgccccaccccctccccctcctcacaGGACAGACGACACACCCCCTCGCCATCGTCATTGGACAGGAGACCCGGAGTCCCGAACTCTCCCTCTGACAGGAAGCATCCCAACATGGCCAAGGGCAGCAAGCAAAGGAGGGTTTCAG GAAGAGTCTTCGACCCGAATAAACACTGTGGAGTTGTGGACCCTGAGAGCAAGCGTCCCTGCACACGCTCCCTCACCTGCAAG ACTCACTCTCTGACCCATCGGCGGGCGGTACCGGGCCGGAAGAAGGACTTCAACGTTCTCCTGGCGGAGCATAAGGGCCGAgcgaaggagaaggagaaagagaaagacgtCGGGCAGAAGAAGGAAACGGCGAGCAGCCAGTCGGCTCCATCGGCTCAGTCCCTGGACACCTCCTCCAGCTCATCTCCGTCCAGCTGTCACAACGGAAAGACCACCCACGCGCTCAAACTGCGGCTGGCCGGCACACACTCGCACAG gagttcTGAAGGAGGTGGTGCAGTGGTGCTCAGCTCCACCCCTGTGCCCATGCCAGCTCCTGATCCGGTTCTGCCCAGCTGGCACAAGTGTGGCGGAGACGCTTGTCTGTCCAGCGATGAAGGAGAGTCCGAGCTCCCGGAGGAAATGGAGAAAACTCTGTGTCATTTCTCGCTTTACCACCCGCGGCCCCTGAGC TGGTGTGCTTTCAGCGGACGGTTGATGGGACAGGGATGCTTCGTTTTTGACCGACGCTGGGACAGGATGAGGCTTGCACTGCAGTGTATGGTGGAGAGGCACCTTAACGCTCAGATGTGgag AAAACTCCCCCTGGTGGCAGACTCAGTGGTCAGCTTGTCCCTGAGCCCGTCCGTGGCGTCTCCTCTGAGCTCTGCCCCTCTGTCCAGCTCCACCCCTGCGCTCCCTGATGGCGTCTCCATGGTCTCCTACTCCAACCCTTTCTCCCACAACGGAGCGGGAGTCTTCTGTCTACGGGACCCGGACCCCAGTCCCAGGCTGCAACAAACCAAAGCAGCCAGAACCGCCCGAGCCTCGGGGGATGGGGCGCCGGTCAGAAAGCGAAAGCCCCCTGCCGTCTCCGAAGCCGCAGCCTGCCGGAGAAACGGGAATGGCTACCACCCGCCTCCGGGCCCCGCCCACATCAGCAACGGGACGGCGGCTCTGAGCGTTCGGGCCAAACCCCGCACCGGGGGGCAGGGGCCTCGGGACTCGGACAGGTACCCCAGCGTAGAGCTGTCCCTGCCCCAGGCACTGACCGGGGACCACGGGGGCGTCACATCTCAGAGCCCGCTGCCCTGCAGCTCTGCCGAAGCTCGCAAACgaaaaaacacaagctccaGTGACAGACCCGGAAAAGTCACCAAAACCACGGCGCTCGATGGGATCTTCCGGAAAAACAGCGGCGGTCTGCTGTCCTCAGCGTCTGAGACGTCTCACAGCGCCCCCTCTAGACTG CCCAGAGTGCATCACTGA